The following are encoded in a window of Plasmodium vivax chromosome 10, whole genome shotgun sequence genomic DNA:
- a CDS encoding hypothetical protein (encoded by transcript PVX_097580A): MEEISLLLKKLAECRLNYREPLLEIKGTLSGCKDNSGPKVVVARKKLLDIKKSIAKDLGIKDLMSKEAKTKEIDIIELIKRIPTYKENCQAQIRGAKQKIMDCRDSCEAQIRGAKQRITDYKDCCEAHISDARRKMTDYRDDCEAQFLDAKKKITDYRDDCEAQFLDAKKKITGYRDDCEAQIRGAKQKITDYKDCCEAQIRGAKQKVTDYKDSCEAQILGAKKKVTDYRDSCEAQILGAKKKVTDYKKNCEAHITGFKDKMSDIKKSFYNN; encoded by the coding sequence CTAAACTATAGAGAGCCCCTTTTAGAAATAAAAGGAACGTTATCAGGATGTAAAGATAATTCGGGGCCTAAAGTTGTAGTGGCCAGAAAAAAACTATTAGATATCAAGAAATCAATCGCTAAAGATTTAGGAATCAAGGACTTAATGAGTAAAGAAGCGAAGACGAAAGAAATTGACATTATAGAATTGATTAAGCGTATACCTACTTATAAGGAGAATTGCCAGGCGCAAATTCGAGGAGCTAAACAGAAAATTATGGATTGTAGGGACAGCTGTGAGGCGCAAATTCGAGGGGCTAAACAGAGAATAACGGACTATAAGGACTGCTGTGAGGCGCACATATCAGATGcgagaagaaaaatgacGGATTATAGGGACGACTGTGAGGCGCAATTTTTAGACGccaagaagaaaataacagACTATAGAGACGACTGTGAGGCGCAATTTTTAGACGccaagaagaaaataacagGCTATAGGGACGACTGTGAGGCTCAAATTCGAGGGGCTAAACAGAAGATAACGGATTATAAGGACTGCTGCGAGGCACAGATTCGAGGAGCTAAACAAAAAGTGACGGATTATAAGGACAGCTGTGAGGCTCAAATTctaggggcaaaaaaaaaagtgacggATTATAGGGACAGCTGTGAGGCTCAAATTCtaggggccaaaaaaaaagtgacggATTATAAGAAGAATTGCGAAGCGCACATTACAGGGTTCAAAGATAAAATGTcagatattaaaaaatcattCTATAATAACTGA